Sequence from the Muntiacus reevesi chromosome 9, mMunRee1.1, whole genome shotgun sequence genome:
ATAAGGTCCACATCTCTTCATATCTCTCTTCTTAAACCCAGCAACCCCTCCTGCCCAACTCCTTAAATCATTCTACTCTTCCTTCTGGAATCTACAGTCAGTCATCAACATAACCTAATACACAGTAACTTTGCCTCCTTCTCCTAATATAACCTTCACTTTACATTAGCTACTTGTTCAGCTGAAATCTGTGTTCTGAGACAAGGCTTCCCTAGCAGCAATCTCAGTGGTGAAAATTTTCTTACCCACTTTCCTCTTAATGCTGTATTGTTCCATGATTTTGAATTTGTAATATTTtcatactttgattttttttttctccaagctCTTTTCTTAAGTGATCTTACTTAGTTTTGTGGATTCAGTATGACATGAGAGGGTTAAATCaatttcaaattgccaacatagtTGGAATTAAAATCGGATGCAACTAGCTCAATTGTTTATACAGCCCTTCTGAGTTAGATGACCAGAAGTAATCTGAAATTCACAATGCCTAACCTGCAATCATCTTTCATGTTCTTTCTCAAACATCTGCTTCTTTTACACAATTTCCTAtaggactatacaaaaaatggAGTCattattgttctttttctgatGCCTACATTCAATGTATCAGGAAATCCAGTAAGCTCTACTTTTGAAATGCACTCAGAATTGGGTAATTTCTCACTGAGAACCTGCTCCAAGCCATCATAAACTGTTGCATAGATTAATAAGATGAATACAAAGAATAATGAAATGAGTGAAGCATAGTAATCCAGATTTCATTCTCACATGGAATCTTTCCTTGTGACACCTACATTTTGTGTCCCTAGACACATTTTGTCACTATCTTCTAATAGTAAGAATATTTACATTGATTGAATCTTGTTAAGTGCCAGGTGATATTGTAATATCCACTTGACACATTAAGAAATTGAGGCTCATACACTCTACTTAGTACCCAAGATGactcagaaaataataaaaaataatcaaatcttACTTGGCATAGCTTAACTGTGCACAACTTGAATGAAAGAGGACTATTGTTTGAAAAATTGCAGGAAAGTATGGGCAGAATATGAGACTGAAAGGATTTGGGGAAAGAagcaaatgaatgagtgagcatATAGGATGTTCAATTTCACAGTTATCTGGAATTCTTCAATTGCAACATATGCTCCTGTAATCAACACATAGACCATTAACTGTCCTAGTCATAATGTGTGAAGACCTACAATGCTGGTTTGCATTATCACTTCAGTTTGATAATGAGTTCAAGGGAAAACTGATGGCCAACTGATATTGAGAGACACCCAAAGTCAGTTATCTAGTATGAGGTGGAGTTAGAATTTGCATCCAAGTGTCCCTAGCCTGGAGTCACACTTCAAACTCTCTGATGGCTGAATTTCTATAGTATCCCCCAACTGGGAATTATGCATTCTATGTATCCTCTTATCCTCTGAGACTACTGAAACCTAGAAaatgatatattaaaatttgtgttGCTAGAATATAATGTTGTTCTTGATATAATGGTCTTCCTTGTAGCtgaaagggtaaagaatctgcctgctatgcaggagacctgggttcgattcctggaccaggaagatcctctggagaagggaatggtgattcactccaggattcttgcctgaagaatcccgtggacagaggaacctggcaggcaagtctatgggatagcaaagagtcggacatgactgagcaactaacagtaaaCTTAATGCCTTAGTGGTAATCGCAATGAAATGAACTATAGTAACCTATTTTACtgcatgaattttttttgtttgtttttgaaaatatgaattgggataaaaatcttattttaacatttatttatttttattttttggccacactgcatggcatgttgtatcttagttccccggccagggatcaaacctgtgcccttgctttgggagcatagagtctttaccactgaatctcCAGTTAAGTCCTTTAACAAATCCCATTCTAAGAAATCTCTACAATCATCTTGTAAATGTCTGTTTACAATTTTGAACTTAAGATTCAATCATTTATGAGGATAGATGACTGGGTTATATTATCTTCAAAATTCTTTAAGCTAGAACATTCTGTGTttctaccatttttaaaaattaacttttgttGTTATGTCCATGATAAATTGAGCAGATTCTGATATGAGGTATACCTTGGACGTAATTATGTCTCTAAGCACAGTTGCAACCCAGATCCTCTTTTCTCATTGATACAGTGCATTTTCATAATTCATAAATAACCCCCATGAAGAACAGTACGGTCGTGACTGAGTTCATTCTTGCCGGGATAACTGATGACCCACAACTGCAGCTCCCACTCTTTCTGGTGTTCACGCTCATCTACCTCCTCACTCTCACTGGGAACCTGGGGGTGGTCACGCTGATCCTGCTGGACTCTcgtctccacacccccatgtacttcttcctcagccacCTCTCTCTGATGGACTTCGGTTACTCCACAGCCGTCACTCCCAAAGTGATGGCAGGATTCCTCACAGGAGACGAGGTCATTTCCTACAATGCCTGCGCCACccagtttttcttctttgctgtctTTCTTGCTGTGGACACTTTGCTCTTGGCCTCAATGGCCCATGACCGTCACGCGGCGGTGTGTAAGCCCCTCCATTACACCACCATCATGACGCCAAGGGTGTGCGCCCGGATGGTCGCAGGGTGCTACGCCCTTGGTTTACTAGTGGCCTCCATGCACACTTGGAACGCGTTCAGCCTCTCCTTCTGCGGGTCCAATGTGATTGACCACTTTTTCTGTGACGCCACTCCCGTCCTGGCTCTCTCCTGCTCAGACAGCAACAGGAGCGagatggtgttttttgttttggtgagCGTCAACATCACCTTTACTATCACGGTCATCCTGGTCTCCTACCTGTTTATCCTTGTCACCATTCTGAGGGTGCGCTCATCTGAAGGGCGCCAGAAGGCCTTTTCCACCTGTGCTTCCCACCTCACGTCCGTCTCCGTCTTCTACGGCGCAGGCGCCTTCATGTACCTGCAGCCCGGCTCCCGCCACTCCATGGGCGCAGACAAGATGGCGTCCGTGCTCTACGCCGTGGTCGTCCCCGCGCTGAACCCGCCggtctacagcctgaggaacaggGAGGTCAAGGGCGCCCTGAAGAAGGCTGTGGGGAAGGCAGAGTCCTCGCTGAGGTTCATATCTGAATTATACAGAAACAACAATAGTACGGTTACATACACTTCAAATCAAGCTAGGGAAAGTACTGACTTGGTACGTCAATAACTATCTAAATTTTTTACGT
This genomic interval carries:
- the LOC136174577 gene encoding olfactory receptor 5B12-like; its protein translation is MKNSTVVTEFILAGITDDPQLQLPLFLVFTLIYLLTLTGNLGVVTLILLDSRLHTPMYFFLSHLSLMDFGYSTAVTPKVMAGFLTGDEVISYNACATQFFFFAVFLAVDTLLLASMAHDRHAAVCKPLHYTTIMTPRVCARMVAGCYALGLLVASMHTWNAFSLSFCGSNVIDHFFCDATPVLALSCSDSNRSEMVFFVLVSVNITFTITVILVSYLFILVTILRVRSSEGRQKAFSTCASHLTSVSVFYGAGAFMYLQPGSRHSMGADKMASVLYAVVVPALNPPVYSLRNREVKGALKKAVGKAESSLRFISELYRNNNRSKYVDKMNSQEE